Proteins encoded by one window of Nicotiana tabacum cultivar K326 chromosome 10, ASM71507v2, whole genome shotgun sequence:
- the LOC107784797 gene encoding ethylene receptor (The RefSeq protein has 4 substitutions compared to this genomic sequence): MDCNCFDPQWPADELLMKYQYISDFFIAVAYFSIPIELVYFVQKSAVFPYRWVLVQFGAFIVLCGATHLINLWTSTAHTRTLAIVMTTAKVLTAVVSCATALMLVHIIPDLLSVKTRELFLKNKAAELDREMGLIRTQEETGRYVRMLTHEIRSTLDRHTILKTTLVELGRALALEECALWLPTRTGLELQLSYTLRHQNPVGFTVPIQLPVINQVFSTNRAVKISPNSPVARLRPAGKYMPGEVVAVRVPLLHLSNFQINDWPELSTKRYALMVLMLPSDSARQWHVHELELVEVVADQVAVALSHAAILEESMRARDLLMEQNVALDLARREAEMAVRARNDFLAVMNHEMRTPMHAIIALSSLLQETELTPEQRLMVETILKSSNLLATLINDVLDLSRLEDGSLQLDVGTFNLHVLFREVLNLVKPIASVKKLFVTLSLSSDLPEFAIGDEKRLTQILLNVVGNAVKFSKEGSVSISAVAAKSESLSDPRAPEFFPVQSENHFYLRVQVKDTGSGINPQDIPKLFCKFAQNQALATKSSGGTGLGLAISKRFVNLMEGHIWIESEGLGKGSTAIFIVKLGIPGRSNEPKLPFMPRLPANHMQMTFQGLKVLIMDDNGFSRMVTKGLLVHLGCDVTTVSSGDECSRVLTQEHKVVFMDVSIPGIDCYEVAVQIHEKFGKHHNRPLIVALTGNTDRVTKENCMRVGMDGVILKPVSVDKMRSVLSELLEHGVILQS; encoded by the exons ATGGATTGTAACTGCTTTGATCCACAATGGCCTGCTGATGAGTTGTTAATGAAGTATCAGTACATTTCTGATTTTTTCATCGCAGTTGCTTATTTCTCTATCCCAATCGAGTTGGTATACTTTGTCCAGAAATCGGCAGTTTTTCCATATAGATGGGTACTCGTGCAGTTTGGTGCTTTCATAGTTCTTTGTGGAGCAACACATCTTATCAACTTATGGACATCTACCGCCCATACAAGGACTTTGGCAATAGTGATGACCACCGCAAAGGTCTTCACTGCTGTGGTATCATGTGCAACGGCTCTCATGCTTGTGCACATCATTCCGGATCTATTAAGTGTCAAAACTAGGGAGCTATTCTTGAAAAACAAAGCGGCAGAGCTTGATCGTGAAATGGGTCTTATTCGGACACAGGAGGAGACGGGTAGGTATGTTAGAATGCTTACACATGAAATCAGAAGTACTCTGGATAGACATACTATTTTGAAGACTACACTTGTTGAGCTTGGAAGAGCATTGGCACTGGAAGAGTGTGCATTGTGGATGCCAACTCGTACTGGACTGGAGCTTCAACTTTCTTACACTCTACGTCATCAAAATCCAGTTGGATTTACAGTACCTATACAACTTCCTGTAATTAATCAAGTTTTCAGTACAAATCGTGCTGTTAAAATATCACCAAATTCTCCCGTTGCAAGGCTTCGACCTGCTGGGAAGTACATGCCAGGTGAGGTGGTTGCTGTCAGGGTCCCCCTTCTGCATCTCTCAAACTTTCAGATTAATGATTGGCCTGAACTTTCGACGAAGCGCTATGCTTTGATGGTTTTGATGCTTCCTTCAGATAGTGCAAGACAATGGCATGTCCATGAATTGGAGCTTGTTGAAGTGGTAGCCGATcag GTAGCTGTTGCTCTCTCACATGCTGCCATCTTGGAGGAATCAATGAGGGCTAGGGATCTTCTTATGGAGCAGAATGTCGCTCTTGATCTGGCAAGAAGAGAAGCAGAAATGGCTGTTCGTGCGCGTAATGATTTCCTAGCTGTTATGAATCATGAAATGAGAACTCCTATGCATGCAATAATTGCACTTTCATCTTTGCTACAAGAAACTGAGCTGACACCGGAGCAGCGTCTGATGGTGGAAACAATCCTTAAGAGCAGCAACCTTTTAGCAACGCTCATCAATGATGTCTTGGATCTTTCAAGGCTTGAGGATGGAAGCCTTCAACTTGACGTTGGGACTTTCAATCTTCATGTTCTCTTCAGAGAG GTCCTTAACTTAGTCAAGCCTATTGCATCTGTGAAAAAGCTGTTTGTCACGCTTAGCTTGTCTTCAGATTTGCCGGAATTTGCTATTGGAGATGAAAAACGGCTAATGCAAATTCTTTTAAATGTTGTTGGCAATGCTGTAAAATTTTCAAAAGAAGGCAGTGTGTCAATTTCTGCTGTTGCTGCAAAATCAGAATCTTTAAGTGATCCTAGAGCTCCCGAGTTTTTTCCTGTGCAAAGTGAGAATCACTTTTATTTACGTGTACAG GTAAAAGATACAGGATCAGGCATTAATCCGCAGGATATCCCCAAGCTATTCTGTAAGTTTGCGCAAAACCAGGCACTGGCAACTAAAAGTTCGGGTGGCACTGGGCTTGGCCTTGCGATTTCTAAGAG GTTTGTTAATCTTATGGAAGGTCATATTTGGATCGAAAGTGAAGGACTTGGCAAGGGGTCTACTGCTATCTTTATTGTTAAACTTGGCATTCCTGGGCGCTCAAATGAGCCTAAGCTTCCCTTTATGCCCAGATTGCCTGCAAATCACATGCAGATGACTTTTCAAGGACTAAAGGTTTTGATTATGGATGATAACGG GTTTAGTAGGATGGTAACCAAGGGTCTGCTAGTGCACCTAGGGTGCGATGTAACAACAGTTAGCTCTGGTGATGAGTGCTTGAGAGTTCTTACTCAGGAACACAAAGTAGTATTCATGGACGTGAGTATACCGGGTATAGACTGTTATGAAGTTGCTGTGCAAATACATGAAAAGTTTGGGAAACATCACAACAGGCCACTTATTGTGGCACTAACAGGAAACACTGACCGAGTTACCAAAGAAAACTGCATGAGAGTTGGTATGGATGGAGTTATTCTGAAACCTGTTTCAGTCGACAAAATGAGAAGTGTTTTATCCGAGCTTTTAGAGCATGGAGTTATTCTTCAATCCTAG
- the LOC107784797 gene encoding ethylene receptor isoform X1 — MDCNCFDPQWPADELLMKYQYISDFFIAVAYFSIPIELVYFVQKSAVFPYRWVLVQFGAFIVLCGATHLINLWTSTAHTRTLAIVMTTAKVFTAVVSCATALMLVHIIPDLLSVKTRELFLKNKAAELDREMGLIRTQEETGRYVRMLTHEIRSTLDRHTILKTTLVELGRALALEECALWMPTRTGLELQLSYTLRHQNPVGFTVPIQLPVINQVFSTNRAVKISPNSPVARLRPAGKYMPGEVVAVRVPLLHLSNFQINDWPELSTKRYALMVLMLPSDSARQWHVHELELVEVVADQVAVALSHAAILEESMRARDLLMEQNVALDLARREAEMAVRARNDFLAVMNHEMRTPMHAIIALSSLLQETELTPEQRLMVETILKSSNLLATLINDVLDLSRLEDGSLQLDVGTFNLHVLFREVLNLVKPIASVKKLFVTLSLSSDLPEFAIGDEKRLMQILLNVVGNAVKFSKEGSVSISAVAAKSESLSDPRAPEFFPVQSENHFYLRVQVKDTGSGINPQDIPKLFCKFAQNQALATKSSGGTGLGLAISKRFVNLMEGHIWIESEGLGKGSTAIFIVKLGIPGRSNEPKLPFMPRLPANHMQMTFQGLKVLIMDDNGFSRMVTKGLLVHLGCDVTTVSSGDECLRVLTQEHKVVFMDVSIPGIDCYEVAVQIHEKFGKHHNRPLIVALTGNTDRVTKENCMRVGMDGVILKPVSVDKMRSVLSELLEHGVILQS, encoded by the exons ATGGATTGTAACTGCTTTGATCCACAATGGCCTGCTGATGAGTTGTTAATGAAGTATCAGTACATTTCTGATTTTTTCATCGCAGTTGCTTATTTCTCTATCCCAATCGAGTTGGTATACTTTGTCCAGAAATCGGCAGTTTTTCCATATAGATGGGTACTCGTGCAGTTTGGTGCTTTCATAGTTCTTTGTGGAGCAACACATCTTATCAACTTATGGACATCTACCGCCCATACAAGGACTTTGGCAATAGTGATGACCACCGCAAAGGTCTTCACTGCTGTGGTATCATGTGCAACGGCTCTCATGCTTGTGCACATCATTCCGGATCTATTAAGTGTCAAAACTAGGGAGCTATTCTTGAAAAACAAAGCGGCAGAGCTTGATCGTGAAATGGGTCTTATTCGGACACAGGAGGAGACGGGTAGGTATGTTAGAATGCTTACACATGAAATCAGAAGTACTCTGGATAGACATACTATTTTGAAGACTACACTTGTTGAGCTTGGAAGAGCATTGGCACTGGAAGAGTGTGCATTGTGGATGCCAACTCGTACTGGACTGGAGCTTCAACTTTCTTACACTCTACGTCATCAAAATCCAGTTGGATTTACAGTACCTATACAACTTCCTGTAATTAATCAAGTTTTCAGTACAAATCGTGCTGTTAAAATATCACCAAATTCTCCCGTTGCAAGGCTTCGACCTGCTGGGAAGTACATGCCAGGTGAGGTGGTTGCTGTCAGGGTCCCCCTTCTGCATCTCTCAAACTTTCAGATTAATGATTGGCCTGAACTTTCGACGAAGCGCTATGCTTTGATGGTTTTGATGCTTCCTTCAGATAGTGCAAGACAATGGCATGTCCATGAATTGGAGCTTGTTGAAGTGGTAGCCGATcag GTAGCTGTTGCTCTCTCACATGCTGCCATCTTGGAGGAATCAATGAGGGCTAGGGATCTTCTTATGGAGCAGAATGTCGCTCTTGATCTGGCAAGAAGAGAAGCAGAAATGGCTGTTCGTGCGCGTAATGATTTCCTAGCTGTTATGAATCATGAAATGAGAACTCCTATGCATGCAATAATTGCACTTTCATCTTTGCTACAAGAAACTGAGCTGACACCGGAGCAGCGTCTGATGGTGGAAACAATCCTTAAGAGCAGCAACCTTTTAGCAACGCTCATCAATGATGTCTTGGATCTTTCAAGGCTTGAGGATGGAAGCCTTCAACTTGACGTTGGGACTTTCAATCTTCATGTTCTCTTCAGAGAG GTCCTTAACTTAGTCAAGCCTATTGCATCTGTGAAAAAGCTGTTTGTCACGCTTAGCTTGTCTTCAGATTTGCCGGAATTTGCTATTGGAGATGAAAAACGGCTAATGCAAATTCTTTTAAATGTTGTTGGCAATGCTGTAAAATTTTCAAAAGAAGGCAGTGTGTCAATTTCTGCTGTTGCTGCAAAATCAGAATCTTTAAGTGATCCTAGAGCTCCCGAGTTTTTTCCTGTGCAAAGTGAGAATCACTTTTATTTACGTGTACAG GTAAAAGATACAGGATCAGGCATTAATCCGCAGGATATCCCCAAGCTATTCTGTAAGTTTGCGCAAAACCAGGCACTGGCAACTAAAAGTTCGGGTGGCACTGGGCTTGGCCTTGCGATTTCTAAGAG GTTTGTTAATCTTATGGAAGGTCATATTTGGATCGAAAGTGAAGGACTTGGCAAGGGGTCTACTGCTATCTTTATTGTTAAACTTGGCATTCCTGGGCGCTCAAATGAGCCTAAGCTTCCCTTTATGCCCAGATTGCCTGCAAATCACATGCAGATGACTTTTCAAGGACTAAAGGTTTTGATTATGGATGATAACGG GTTTAGTAGGATGGTAACCAAGGGTCTGCTAGTGCACCTAGGGTGCGATGTAACAACAGTTAGCTCTGGTGATGAGTGCTTGAGAGTTCTTACTCAGGAACACAAAGTAGTATTCATGGACGTGAGTATACCGGGTATAGACTGTTATGAAGTTGCTGTGCAAATACATGAAAAGTTTGGGAAACATCACAACAGGCCACTTATTGTGGCACTAACAGGAAACACTGACCGAGTTACCAAAGAAAACTGCATGAGAGTTGGTATGGATGGAGTTATTCTGAAACCTGTTTCAGTCGACAAAATGAGAAGTGTTTTATCCGAGCTTTTAGAGCATGGAGTTATTCTTCAATCCTAG